The Porphyromonas sp. oral taxon 275 DNA window GGGCAATGCGCGAAGCAAGGCCACGCTCCTGCTGCTCTCCGAGCTCCTCGCGGAGCGCTACCCCGAGCAGCTGCACTACTTCCCCTCCTATGAGCTGATGATGGATGAGCTGCGGGACTACCGCTACTACGCCGAGGACATGACGCACCCCTCAGAGCTGGGCGAGCGCCTTATCGCCGAGCGCCTCACCCAGTGGTGGCTCAGCCCCGAGGCGCAGCGAGGCATCACTGAGGCGGAGCGCCTCCTCAGTGAGCTGCGCCACCGTCCTCTCTCCAGCGAGCCCGAGGCGCACCGTGAGCGGCTGGAGCGCCTGGAGGCTAAGCTCGCCGCCTTCTACCGCAAATATCCCTCCGCCCTAGACCTAGCAGCACTCGTATGAACTCCTCCCTAGCTCCCAGCCTTAGCCCCCAGCAGATTGTCCAGCTCCTCGGCGCCAGGACCGAAGCCCTGCCCTACGCACGTCCTGTGCAGTGGCTGCTCACCGATAGCCGCTCGCTGACCTCGCCCCGCGATAGCCTCTTCGTCGCGCTGCGTACGGAGTCGGGCGACGGGCAGCGCTATGTCGCGGAGCTCTATGAGGCGGGCGTCCGCCACTTCCTCCTGCATGAAGGGAGCCTCCAGGCAAGTGCCTATCCCGAGGCCAACTGCTACTTCGTCCCCGACACGCTGGCGGCGCTGCAGCTTTTGGCGGCCGCGCATCGTGCCTCCCTCCCCGCGCTGCAGCTCGTGGCTATCACGGGCAGCTACGGCAAGACCATCGTCAAGGAGCTCCTCTATCAGCTCCTCTCGCCGCGCTACAGCTGCTACCGCAGTCCACGCAGCTACAATTCACAGCTCGGCGTGGCACTCTCGCTGCTGGGGCTGAGAGCCGAGCACGAGCTGGCCTTCATCGAGGCGGGCATCTCGCAGCCTGGGGAGATGGCAGCGCTTGCGGCGATGATCCAGCCCGAGGTCGGTGTCTTCACAGGGCTGGGCAGTGCCCATCAGGAGCACTTCGCCTCCATGGAGCAGAAGCTCGAGGAGAAGCTCCAGCTCTTCGCCTCCGCGCGCTGCATCATCTACCCCAAGGATAAGGGCTGGATCAGCGCGCGTATCGAGGAGCGCTACCCCGCGGAGCGCCTCCGCAGCTGGAGCTACCAGGATCCCAAGGCCACACTCTATATCCCCCATAGCCTCACCCATGCCGATCGCTGCGAGCTGACCTGCATCTACAGGCAGCAGGCCTACGAGCTGGTGCTGCCCTTCACGGACGCTGCCTATATCGAGGACGCGCTGACGGCGCTCTGTCTCGTGGCGGAGCTTGCCCCTGAGCTCCTCGGCGAAGCGAGCCTCTGCAGTAGGCTGCGCCCCGTGAGCATGCGCCTCGAGGTCAAGGAGGGCGCGCGGGGCTGCACGCTGATCAATGACTACTACAGCTGCGACCTGCAGAGCCTGCCGATAGCGCTGGATTTCCTGCGTCGCCGTGCCGATAGCTCGGGGATGCGCCGCGTGCTCGTCCTCTCCGATATAGAGGGCAGTGGGCTGAGCGATGAGGAGCTCTATGGCGAGGTCGCCCGCTACCTCAGGGACTACGAGGTCCAGGAGCTCTATCTCGTCGGGCCGCGTAGTAGCGGGGAGGCGAAGCGCTTCGACTTTATCCCCTGCTCCTGCTATCCCGATACGGAGACGCTCCTGGGCTCGCGCGTGCTGGAGCAGCTCTCGGGCGTCTGCCTGCTACTCAAGGGGGCGCGGCGCTTTGCCTTCGAGCGCCTCTACCGCAGCCTCTCGGCGCACGTGCACCAGACGGTGCTGGATGTCGACCTCAGCGCCGTCGTCTCCAACCTCAATCACTACCGCAGCCTCCTGCCCCCAGGACATCCCCTGATCTGCATGATCAAGGCCGATGGCTATGGCGTCGGGGCGGTCGAGCTGGCGCGTACGCTGCAGGAGCACCGCGTGGACTACCTCGCTGTGGCCGTAGCTGATGAGGGGCGCGAGCTCCGCGAGGGGGGCATCAGCACGCATATCATGGTGATGAACCCCGAGCTCAGCACGGCCGATACGCTCTTCGAGCAGCGCCTCGAGCCCGAGGTCTATAGCTTCGCCCTTCTGGAGGGGCTGGCGCGCGCTGCCGAGGCGCACGGGCTCAGCGACTACCCGATACATATCAAGGTGGATAGCGGCATGCACCGCCTCGGCTTCTCGGCCGAAGATATCCCCGAGCTGGCCGCGCAGCTGGCGCAGCTCCCTGCGCTGAGAGTCAGCAGCATCTTCTCCCACTTCGCTGCCTCCGACGAGGGCGAGGCGAAGCGCTCCTTCACCGAGGGGCAGTACCGCTACCTGCTGGGGGCGGCCGAGGAGCTTAGCCAGCGGCTGGGCTACCGCCCGCGCTACCATATCCTCAATACGGCGGGCATAGAGCGCTACCCCGAGTACGCGCTGGATA harbors:
- a CDS encoding bifunctional UDP-N-acetylmuramoyl-tripeptide:D-alanyl-D-alanine ligase/alanine racemase, whose amino-acid sequence is MNSSLAPSLSPQQIVQLLGARTEALPYARPVQWLLTDSRSLTSPRDSLFVALRTESGDGQRYVAELYEAGVRHFLLHEGSLQASAYPEANCYFVPDTLAALQLLAAAHRASLPALQLVAITGSYGKTIVKELLYQLLSPRYSCYRSPRSYNSQLGVALSLLGLRAEHELAFIEAGISQPGEMAALAAMIQPEVGVFTGLGSAHQEHFASMEQKLEEKLQLFASARCIIYPKDKGWISARIEERYPAERLRSWSYQDPKATLYIPHSLTHADRCELTCIYRQQAYELVLPFTDAAYIEDALTALCLVAELAPELLGEASLCSRLRPVSMRLEVKEGARGCTLINDYYSCDLQSLPIALDFLRRRADSSGMRRVLVLSDIEGSGLSDEELYGEVARYLRDYEVQELYLVGPRSSGEAKRFDFIPCSCYPDTETLLGSRVLEQLSGVCLLLKGARRFAFERLYRSLSAHVHQTVLDVDLSAVVSNLNHYRSLLPPGHPLICMIKADGYGVGAVELARTLQEHRVDYLAVAVADEGRELREGGISTHIMVMNPELSTADTLFEQRLEPEVYSFALLEGLARAAEAHGLSDYPIHIKVDSGMHRLGFSAEDIPELAAQLAQLPALRVSSIFSHFAASDEGEAKRSFTEGQYRYLLGAAEELSQRLGYRPRYHILNTAGIERYPEYALDMARLGLGLYGISPTQLPGTTPIARLSTVILQLRELPAGECVGYGCRGLTQRPARIAVIPIGYADGFSRRLSNGAYAVSVHGVLCPTIGNVCMDACMIDVTEVPEVAEGDEVLIFGEEPRPIQALSAALDTIPYEVLTTLSPRIQRRYWRE